The sequence CCTCAAGGCCAAGGCGTTACCATCTGGCTCGGATTGCGGACGCGGGTTCGGTTCGTTGTTCCGCCACCAATGCCTTGATTGGATGTTCCTTCCAATCAACAAGATGGGCCACCCTCCGGGTGGCCTTTTTTGTTTGTGCGGATCGCATATGCATTCCGTTCCGGACGCAGCCCTCGTTCGTCGCTGCTGCTCCAGGGGATTGCCCCGACGTCGAGCTGGTCACTGTCGCCGTTGGGGAGACGAGGCGCGTGGAAGCGGACCTTGGCTGCGTCAGCTTGCTATGGTTGAAGGGCCGCCGGCTGGAGCGGCTCGCCAAGGAAACCCATGCGCCCGACAAAGATGTGTATCGCCGCAGTGCTTCTGGCCTTTTCCACCTCTGCCTTCGCCGGGCAGGGCGAGGTGTGCTCCTCGAAGCCCGTAACCAAGGATGGCACCCTTTCCGACAGCACCGTATTCGAGTGCAAGACCGCAGGTCCGGTAACCATTCCACAGCTCTACGCTGCCGGCTGGAGGGTGGTCAGCATCATGCCGCAGGCCTCTTTGGGCGCAGACCCCGGGGCCGGGCTGCCGCGGACCAGTCACTCCTGGACGATGGTGGTGGAGCGCGACTGATTCGAAGCGGCTGGGGACTGGCCCTGGTCTTCCCGGGGCGGTTGCCGACAGCGCTGCAGGACCCAGAAAAAAAGCCGGGAGCAATGGCTCCCGGCTTTTTTGTTTCGATCGCCGCTGCTCAGGCGTCGCGGTTGTGGCGGCGCATCAGGCGCTGCTTGTCGCGTGCCCAGTCGCGGTCCTTAGCGGCGTCACGCTTGTCGTGGGTCTGCTTGCCCTTGGCCAGCGCGATCTCGATCTTGATCTTGTTCTTGCTCCAGTACATCGCCGTGGGAACGATGGTGTAGCCATCGCGCTCGACCGCGCCGATCAGCTTGTCGATCTCGCTACGGTGGAGCAGCAGCTTGCGCTGGCGGCGGTCCTCGGGGACCACGTGGGTCGAGGCCTGGATCAACGGGGTGATCTGCGCGCCGATCAGGTAGATCTCGCCATCCTTTACGTAGGCGTAGGCGTCGGTCATGTTGCCGCGGCCGGCACGGATGGCCTTGACCTCCCATCCCTGCAGCACCAGGCCAGCCTCGAAGCGCTGTTCCAGGTGGTACTCGTGGCGCGCACGCTTGTTCAGCGCGATGGTTTTACTGGCCGTCGCGCTCTTTGCTTTATCCTTGCCGGGTTTCTTGCTCATCGCCGTATTGTCTCCGATTCCGGTCAATCCCGGATGATCCTTTCGCTTCCCGGTACCCAATGCCCACCATCAGCCGCAGCGCGCTGGTCGAACACTCCGCCTCGCGCATGTTCGACCTGGTCAATGACGTAGATGCCTATCCCCGCCGCTTCCGGTGGTGCGACAAGGCCACGATCGTGGAGCAGGGGGCAGACCGCCTCGTTGCCCGCCTTGACCTGGGGCTGGGCTCGTTCCGCACCTGGTTCATGACCGAGAACACCCTGGAGCGGCCGCGCAGCATTGATATGAAGCTGCGCGATGGCCCGTTCAGGAGCCTGCACGGCCGCTGGGAGTTCCATGCGCTGGCCGAGGATGCCTGCAAGGTGAGCCTGACGATGGAGTTCGAACCTACCTCGCGCCTGCTGGCGCCGGCGCTGGCGCTGGGCTTCCAGGGGCTGGCCGACCGCATGGTCAACGATTTCGTGCGCGTGGCTGACCAGGAGGCCTGAGCGCGATGCGGGTCGAAGTCGTGATGGCGTGGCCGGACCACTACCAGGTGCAGTGGCTGGAGCTGGCAGAGGGGGCGACCGTTGAACAGGCGCTGCCCCGGGTCACGCTCGAAGGCGCGGCGCAAGCGCCGGCCTGCGCGGTACACGGCGTGCTGGCAAACGCAAAGACGGTGCTGCGCGATGGCGACCGGCTGGAATTGCTGCGTCCGCTATTGGCCGATCCGAAGGACAACCG is a genomic window of Stenotrophomonas sp. Marseille-Q4652 containing:
- a CDS encoding type II toxin-antitoxin system RatA family toxin; this encodes MPTISRSALVEHSASRMFDLVNDVDAYPRRFRWCDKATIVEQGADRLVARLDLGLGSFRTWFMTENTLERPRSIDMKLRDGPFRSLHGRWEFHALAEDACKVSLTMEFEPTSRLLAPALALGFQGLADRMVNDFVRVADQEA
- a CDS encoding RnfH family protein, with the protein product MRVEVVMAWPDHYQVQWLELAEGATVEQALPRVTLEGAAQAPACAVHGVLANAKTVLRDGDRLELLRPLLADPKDNRRRRARGGE
- the smpB gene encoding SsrA-binding protein SmpB; translation: MSKKPGKDKAKSATASKTIALNKRARHEYHLEQRFEAGLVLQGWEVKAIRAGRGNMTDAYAYVKDGEIYLIGAQITPLIQASTHVVPEDRRQRKLLLHRSEIDKLIGAVERDGYTIVPTAMYWSKNKIKIEIALAKGKQTHDKRDAAKDRDWARDKQRLMRRHNRDA